ATCCCAAATGTCTCCTATTTAGACTCAAAACATACTTTACTATGATCAGCCCTGGCCACTTGCTCTACTTTTTCTGACCTGAGGTTGTCAAATATCATAAACTTGACTGGTTTGCCAATAACAACAACTGAAGTAGCGTTACTTTATTTTAAGGCGACTGAGACATTACTGTCAAGTGAAATTTTCTGCCCAACAAGCATTAGACTAAACTACATGACTAGGACATCGACCTTCTCCTGGTTTTAAGCAGCTATCTTGCTTCACAGCCATTTTAATGGACAACAAacatacaattattaattaattatacaatAAGTAATTATGTAAAACGTACATATTAAATCTTCTGGTTCACTTACTGTTGTACTTTTTCAAATAACCCGCGCGCGCAACGTAACCTGAGGTGGCTAACGAATCAAGCTATCTTTAGCTAGTTTAGTCGTCTCCCCTCTCAAAATATACACACTGTGGACGATGCACAACATAATCACCCTTCTGCTATATGTTAACCACGTTCACCTTACCTCGTGTCTAGTCTGACGCTTTCTAGTTAGTTAATATTACGTTTAATGACAATGGCATTTTAAGCTAGCATCCACTTGGTCACATTAGCCCTTTTAGAATTCGGCATTTTCAACCACCAGAAAATAACTGAAGTGCACAGCGAACAACAATATAAATTAATTCTAACATGCTGCTTCAGTTGAAACTCCAAATAATTGGTTTATTAAGTAATTAGCAGAAACTTACCGTACGTACTCTTTCCACTGGGAGAAAATGCCGTCTTGAAAATTCTGACGGTTAGAAATTGAAGAGGAGGTGGGCGGGGCTCTTCAGAGTAAGTCTAACACTGCTCATTTAACGACGGAAATTGACACCAACACTGGGGGGCGCTTTACTCAAGCTGTTGTTGTATTAACTCGGATAGAGTCAATGCACTTTGACACTGCATATTTAACACTGGGGAATTTactgtgtatgaatgtgagtgtgaatggttgtttgtctttatgtgccctgcaCAAtaactggcgaccagtccagggtgtaccctgcccctcacccaaagtcagctgggttaggctccagcatacccccgtgaccccagtgaggataagtagtggagaaaatggatgggcAGATGGATTTCCAGCAATTCCCTTCCATAAAGGATGAATTGTTGCTACATCTCTATCGCCCTCCAGTGTTTGCTTTAGTAAATCACACCTTGGGATCAATCAAGGGACATTTTATCAACAAAAAGTCTTGGGACGCACATCTTAACCTTGTATGTGTGTGGTATTTGGTAAGTGATGCTTGTAGGTTTATGTCAGTGGGGGTGAACAGTCGGGGGATGCAgtcctgccaacatgtacagattacagtactcaacatgcaatttgactcttgaacaCGCTTggatgctctccattttgttgcattttcctggtttcagtttgaggttgAGTTTGCTcagtacagataaatgtatAGATATTATCAGTATCGCTAATATATcaaatcggggggggggggggggggggctgaaaacATTTCTGCATGACCATAAACCACTGGTTTATGCATGTCAACGCTCCTCTGAGTGGGTGACTCACATGGACATAAGTGGTTGTTGACATAACTGAAACTAGCCATTACATACACTTTCACTTGGGACTTTTGCCAGAGGCAATTATTATAGAAATCAAAGCAATCATTGTCGTTTGTGTCTATTATTATGTTCTTTTGGTTGTTTTGAATCTAGTGGCATTGACGAAAATGTCCATTTACTCTAGTAAATACATGAATGTTAAACACACTACAAATATGGCTGACTTGGGTAAAAATGTCAGTTTGGAGCTGAAGTTAAGGTTAGGTTAAGATCCAAAAATTAACATCCTAATATATCCATCATCCAGTTTTTGTCCCCACTCGGGTCACGGGGGtaatgctggagccgatcccagctgactctgtgCAAGAGGtgtggtacactctggactggtatATGTTTAATCcagatcttctgactgtgtggccactcttaaaatatgtaaaaaagaaaaaaaagtaaagtaaagtaaaatgtaaaatcacaaatatatatatttttaacataattaaaggGGAGCAAATGTCAACCTTTTTGCCCATTAAACAAAATATCTATCCATcttctattccgcttatcctcaccacgGTTGCGGTTATTAGTAATGAGTAATCactgcatacatatatattttataagccatacattatttatacatttatatatattttggggaCAATAACTGTTACaactaatttttttaaaatggaaaatatgagttttgccatgagttacatCAATTTATCAGCAGAAAACCACGTGCCCAAACGCCAACGTTTTTGGTGACGATTTGTCGCCTCTTAGCGGATTTTGACGGTACTGcgtgagatttaaaaaaatgctagtccCATACATTTCAATAACAAAGGTTTTATTAACAATTCAAAATGATCTAAATCATCAGCCTTCACCTGGCCCTAAACCGTGGCTCTAATGACAAGCATCATCCACAGGAGGGCGCCATGTTGGGCACTGACCAACAACCTATCAATTCATACGGGAGACACAATAAGTGTAGTTATACAAGTTGTGTATTTATACAGTGTGGGCAAGTGAGTTCTCCACTgcatcatacagtatattgcactTTGAAAGCTGGAAAGTTAAAGTTGTATACAGGTTTATCTTTAATGGAAGACTACAAGGGAAAAACAGACTAGACATTATGAATGGCTTCCTTGCCTTGGCCATCCTTTAACATTCAGGTGGCTTTTACTTTACATATTATGACAAATCAGACacacttctttttttgtttcatcaTAGGAAATACCTTTCCAAACATTTTCTCTTTTACATTAAaactggacatttttttttgcccccaatAACTGTGAGAATCTGTTGCCAGGTCAATCTTAGCCTGGAATATGAGGTCTTCTTTGTAttacaaagtaaataaaatatgggcagacttcttttttgtttggtttaaaAATGGCAGCACTGTAGTATagagtggggggaggggggtggacacacacacacatgatggaGGACGGTGGGCAATGTTTCGCCAATGCCACATGGGTGGGGCCTCAGCTGGTTACCAAGCAACAGAGGCCAAAGAAGCGTCTCTTCCTCTGTCGGACCAGCGGGTAGGGAGACAGGTTGAGCAAACTGCTGTCATCTAAACACAGCAACAGAGGAACTACAGTCAAAAATAAAGCATAgagctttttatttatttatttttaaagtttcaTAAGTGAAGATAAGTTACCTTGGTTCTTCAGTGGTAAAGGCATTGTCTCCCTGAGTTTACTGAGAAGGTTCTTCATATCCCGCATGTCCctgcaacaaataaatacaataaaaatacattctgaTGTTGTGTATGCACACCAAGAAGCCAGGAAGTAGTatgtaataatactactactactactataataataataataataataataataataataataataataataataataataataataataataataataataataataataataataataataataataataataataataataataataataataataataataataataataataataataataataataataataataatagggctgcatggcgatcgagtggttagcgcgcagacctcacagccaggataccagcgttcaattccaccctcagccatctctgtgtggagtttgcatgttctccccgtgcatgcatgggttttctcccacattccaaaaacatgctaggttaattagcgactccaaattgtccataggtatgaatgtgagtgtgaatggttgtttgtctatatgtgccctgtgattggctggccaccagtccagggtgtaccccgcctctcacccgaaaaaagctgggataggctccagcacacacatGAATGctggaaattttttttgcaacaaaacATATGGGTCCTAAAACAGAGCCCTGTGAATCTTCTCAtgtgtaatgtatttatttgtacaattaCACTATAGTACAAGTTTGTCTAGAAAagcaatacatatttaaaatatttacatatataatttttttttaaattatagtcCCGTCATATACTTCAATTTACATTGTGTAACCAAAGATAAAATTTTCACTTTGTGTTATTAGGAAATGTTGCAATGTTCGGCATAATAGGAATTTAAtaggattttgtacaaaatgaGTAATACATGAAAGTAATTTCAGCCATGTACAtaataggctgggataggctccagcacccccacgaccctcgttaggataagcggtagaaaatgaataataataataataataataataataataataataataataataataataataataataataataataataataataataataataataataattccattccattctttGCTTTTCTGAATCATGGGGTCCTCCAACTCCACCGGGAgtacaccaaggcgttcccaggccagctgtccGGAACACTATTGTCTATATTATAGTCTACTATTGTCAAACCACTTTTTGAATCATCTTCTTGTACTTcttgacaacacaaaataacacagtGCAGTTGACTTACTTTtctatgttttctatgtctgtGGCCACCAACCAACAGAGTTGAGGAACCTCAGTCGGCGAGGAAGAGGTGTCCTCCAGGATGGGGATGTCTGAGCTCTCCTCCGCCTTCCTGTCCAGCACTCTGGATGGGCTGCAGATGTCTTTACCTGGAGCAACATCCAGTAGGAGGTGCCACAGAGAAATCGATGGTACAAACATGCATGGGAATTGTCTGTGTGCATTTAATACCTTTCCTGTGGAGCTGCAGGGAGCCCAGCAAACAGAAAGATTTCAGCATCTCAGTGATGTACATTTCCAGACAGCACTGCAGCTGGATGAAGAGCCTGCAGATCTCAGGGTGGATCTCACCGTCCTCTGGCCTGAGgcacaaaaatgcatcataatCAAGCGTATCTTCAGTCATAAAACATGATGCAAcaataaatatgacaaataagcCGCAGAGTGATCAAGTCTACTCCTCCATTTTACTTGAAACATGCATTCTTCCAAAGAAAAGTAATGGCATGCACCAACATAAAATGTCCATCAGAGTGTGTTTTATTTACCTACAGTTGCCTCATCACGTTATGATATTCTGCTACAGCAGCATACATGCTTAAATATAAAGATAATCATACTGTAACTGAGCTTATAACATATAATGGACATTTTTCATAAACATTTTGGAGGTACTACAGTCTTTCACAGCTACTTTTCATGCACAAATGTATAACATTAAGGTGCTATACTGTAGAGTTTgcaaaaaattgaattaaattataattaggCCACAAGCTTTCCAACTGTACCAAGCACGATTCTCTATGACTTCCTGTCCTGGAGATACGGCACGTTTTTGCAAGTTCCGCACACTTCCGGATGTCAAAGAAAACTCGGGAGTGGTCCCAATTGAAAGCTTgtggtggctttttttttggggggggggggggggggggtgagggtgaTGAAGATTTCCTCCTTCGTCCCTATCATCCTTCATtcttcatccttcatccttcAACCCTCTCCCTAACCTCAACCCCAACCCCATCCCTATCCCTATCCCTATCCCTATCGATCTCCAACGgtaccaaaccctaaccctctaccTACTAACTATTGGGCAGACATGTGTTCCAGATCCATGGCATCCCTTGGACTTGCCGTCTGTCAGGGGTCCGCAGTTCATTTCAGAATTGTGGAGGGCCTCACCCATTTGGTGTATCGTTCAGCCTACCCTCAGGTCATCATCCGCAGATAACCACCCAACCAGGACTTAGAAGACATCCTTCATTGCGTCTGTCATCGACACCCTTCTTGGTCCTCCCATCTCACCTGGATTGATTAAACCCACAACACCCTCGAATGCTTGGCCACATGGCCCTATGGTTCCCAAGAGTCATACCTATCTGTTCCACCTGGCATAGGCCCATTGTGTTTCCAGGACACCCGTGCTGACGTGTCCCAGACTATACTGACCGTCACTGCCAGTGATTACCAATCACGGATTACCAATCCAGCCAAGTGGTGTGGCTGTCATCTCCTGATTATATCCTGCTGGGGTTTCCAGAAAGCCAGCTCCAGGTTTGGTGGGTCCCAACAAGATCGACGCCATCATCAACCCCTTGGCTGTCATTATCTGGTTGCCTCCTTCTCTCAAGGTCAATCTTGTGTTCCACATCTTCAGTCTCAAGCCACTCTCAGTCAGATGAGCCCTCCGGCGGTGCCTCCTTCATCCATTTCCATCTGCCTCTCATCCGCAATCTACACCACTCTTAAGACATGCTTCCAGGCTTGTTCAACAACAGATTGTTTTCCAAGTTCATCAGTGTCCAGCATGTCCTCCTGCTCGTGCCTTTTCCGGCTTGTAGtttgtttttgcactttttctcTACTACAGTCGCTGGCATGTGTTGTACACATTTATTCTTTGTTGCTACTTTCCGTTgcttttgttgtactttgttaGCCTTTATGTTGATACTTTCCACTATCTATAAGTGCACCCATACAGTACATTGTGGTTTTACAGTTATGCTTATATACACtctaaaaaataattcagagtatcttttgacaccacttgatttaatacataaatgcaatgtaaaaaatgtaattcattgatttagataaactttctaagttgctaactttattttttaagttatgttcaaataataatgttggctattacatgaacttaatttagcatgtcatatacactcaaattttattgttggtaagcttaaaacaaaattcaagttgccatgacttaataaaattagcttggtaacataattttTCTCAACATTAACCTTTCCATTTTAAGTTCCATCTCCTACAAGGAGCAGGAGACTGAAGCAACATTTCATGGtgagtaaaatgtatttctatttgttCTACTGAAGTGATGGCTTTAAATTAGTCACAGTAGACTTTCATTGAGATAAGTAAAACTTAGCTTGTTTAAAGATGTGACTGCTAGCTTGTATAGCACTGTTACCACATGTTAGTTGTATTCTTCCCCTGAGCTAGTTTAGCCGTGTAACTGCTACCTACAGCAACTGTTACCCAAGTGCCACAGCCACATTTACAGACAAATTTAAGGTCAAATGTAAACCATCAAAGacaatacatccattttcttttccttttaaaGGACAACCAAGAGTTCGAGACCAGCCTTGAAAGTCACATGATGAAAATCGCCATTGTTGGAGACAGGTCTACCTCTGGATCAGAACACTGGGGAACAGCAATTGTTGTGGAAGGAACCAAATGTTTGGTTAGTATTGGTTAGCTAGTTAGTATTATGCTGTAAAGTATGTTCAACCTTCATGACAGTTGTGACAGTGGACAAAAACGGTATTAGTTAAAAAATCTGTTCATATTTTAGCCCAAAGTTAATTTATTGAACTGAAGATGCAACAAAAAAGGAGACTgtttctcatatatttacatatatatatcacacTCACATATTTTAGCCCAAAGAGAatgttttttagtttgttttcaaATGGCTGATGCGGGCTTAGTTAGGATTATACTTATGTTACTATGCAGCTTTCAGTCTTTTGCAGTTTGTCTCTTGCCATAACATTGGACGAGTTGTCTTTTGCTGTTATATATCTATGAAGACTTTGTATGTGGTTATTTTGAGCTgctcacacaaacatacataagaatTACAAACttttgtcacagaggagcagttgAAATGTAAGATTGTTTTCTTACTTTCTTTTTGCAACGCTCgcgttcaaaataaaaatatgcagctAATTGCACAAAAGCAGTGGTTGAACTGTCTTTCttgaaagtacaaaaaataccaaaaagaaaaaatgaagtatatatattaagttactgctacttaaaaagctgtgtgcattgttattataattaagtagacaacaaattaaactactttgaataaaattattaagtcaGTTAactcaacatatttttttgagttacgaacttaaaaacttgtccctatgacaacaattattcagtaagcattacttaaaataagctttgagtgaagaggaaaagctatttcatgcaatgcaatattgtttgttggttcaaagcaatttcaaattaagttgtcataactaagaaagactaatggaaactgttgcgttgattttttttgttgaggctaaacattttttttttgagtgtacaCTGTGACTCTAAGCACTCACCCTGAAATCAAGGACAGACTGTGGTGAGCGGCCCTTGCCATCTCGCAGCCTTTGGTTCTAGTCCTCAGCATCTCTGCCCGTAAGGTAGGACAGTCCACTGTGATTTCGCCGATGGAGATGACCAGCTCACGATACAGAGCCACCAGCGTGTTGAACTCTTGGACAATCTGTATTTACGACATAAAAATCATATTGTCATTAATGGACTATTATGTCATCTCATGTTACATTGTCTAATAACGGTGCTCACTTTTCACTGATTGCAACACAATAAGCTGCCCATATTAAAAACTGTATGACACACTGGACTTCTAACCACGGCATACACAATGTATCCCACAGGGCATTTTCTGGACTGCAAAATTACAGCTTCTCCACCATGTGGGGAAATAGGTACACTTCTTgttcatacaaatatataaatgaattatagaaaacaacaaaataaaaataataaaaatataaaaataattaataaaaataattataaaataaaaacaaaaaataattatattggtcattataattattattaattataataataattaataattataatataattaattatattagttgtagtagtagtagggccgtgcagccctaacagaaaacaacaaaataaaaataataaaaatataaaataattaataaaaataaataaaaataattataaaataaatgatttatttaaatgatttatataaatgatgatttataaaaaatatatttgtagtatTAGTAATGATAAGTAAGTAGTAAGTATaacaattaaacaaattaattgtACTGTGAcggataattataataataagaattacaGTGAGAATTATAATACTGCgatgattttttttgaaaaaacaaaaaaatgaatgttgtagTATTATGCGTCAGTTGTTGTCTGTGCAGGTGCACTGAATAATC
This DNA window, taken from Doryrhamphus excisus isolate RoL2022-K1 chromosome 4, RoL_Dexc_1.0, whole genome shotgun sequence, encodes the following:
- the rgs7bpa gene encoding regulator of G-protein signaling 7-binding protein A; the encoded protein is MSSASNGRKNRPKSAGTIFQIGKPLYRDPQRRESTESSRRAQRALADCRMIVQEFNTLVALYRELVISIGEITVDCPTLRAEMLRTRTKGCEMARAAHHSLSLISGPEDGEIHPEICRLFIQLQCCLEMYITEMLKSFCLLGSLQLHRKGKDICSPSRVLDRKAEESSDIPILEDTSSSPTEVPQLCWLVATDIENIEKDMRDMKNLLSKLRETMPLPLKNQDDSSLLNLSPYPLVRQRKRRFFGLCCLVTS